The sequence AGTCCTGCGGCAGTTAAGGTGCCAACTAAGATATATTCGCTACCTGGCGGAACGCTGCTACCGATATAGTTCGCTGCCCGCGCTGCACGTCGCACATTGATAGCTACCACCCCGACACTCGCACACACTAAGGCTATAAATGTAACGGCCAACCCTTGCGATAAAGAGGCCATTCGCGCTCGTCGGCAGCCCAAGTCAATCGATCGTAAGCGTGGCACACATACTCCGATTGCTGCGATTGTCGCAGTGTACATCCACCATTCGGCGATGGTGAAATATTTTTCACCAGTTACACTTGGGATCCCAAATGTGTAGCCACCAATTACCCCTAGAACGAGTGCTGCACTGAACAGAAGAAGAAAAATCGTGCGCCAGGGGGCCGGAATAAGAGCTCTCATCACTCCGAAACCACCCCAAACCACTCCCACTGTGCTGTGCAGCTAGCGATTTCGTCTGAGTGCGTAGCAATCCCCGCAATGATCACGTCCAACGGGGTGTTCGCAAAAGGATCCTCTTGCCCATAAAGCGATCCGCCCTCCGCTGCACTATCTCGCACAATGCGTCCCGAGGAATCACGGGCCAGCCCAACATGCTGCTCTAACCCTGCCACAGCGAGTAGATGTGTATTTAATTCGCTATTCAGTCGCACGGATTCTGGATGTTCATTGCCGTTACAAACGGCGGTACTGACGACCGATTCAATCACACTGATTCCGAGACCCGTGCGATGCTGCCAGGGCTGGTAGATGATCTCACGCCCGAGACTGTCTGTTTTGCCAAAGACTGGGGTATAGACTATTTGCTCTGGCGACACGATTTCCCCGACCACATCAAGCGCCTGATTTGCACTGTCAATACTGCGCTGCAACGCAGGCTCATTAGCTGTATTTACGCACACCGAAATGTTCGGTCTTTGAGTACTGTCACACATTAACTCTTGCTCATACTCAGGCAACGAAGAGGTTGCTATACCGACTGCGAAACCTAAACCGGCAGCCACAAACGGCAAGGCGCTTAGAGCACGGCCTGGTGTGTAAGGATCTGCAGCCCGGCTCGCCAGGAAAACTGCTCCCACCAATGCCACCGCAGCGAGCATGAGGGCTAGACTCACTGCCCACAGTTTGGCGGGCGAGGGAGCCATGTCTGAATACCTTTGAATCCCTAGTGGCCACAGGAAACTAAAAGTGGCACTGTACGCGCCGAAAAGCAAAGTGATACCGCCAGACAAAATAACACGTGCGATGAGCTGAATACGACGAGTGAGAGTGGCGACCACAATGCCTAAAGCTGTGCTTCCGACAACGAATCCTGCGCCTGCGATAAGAGACGAAAAGAAGAATCGAATATCCAGTGAATTCTCCCCTAGAAGGGGAAGAAGTAGTATACCTGCGCTTATAACAAGCGCGGTAAGAGCACTTAGAACGCTTACACCTGCTATGTAGCTATAACGAACCGCAATTGCTTGTTTTCCTGACGGACTCATTAACATGCTATGTGGAGAGTAGCGACTGAAACGCCATGCTGCCCCCATGGTGGCCAACACACCTGCGACCAAGCCTACCGTTCGCAGTGAAATATCAAAATCCTCATATCCAGCCCAAGGCAGGCGCGCTAAGCGAATGGCCTGTGCACAGGAGAACGAGATAATAAGCCCGATTATTACGGAGTACCCAGCGTCGAGAAGCAACGGGGCAGTCAAAGTCGAAGACATACTGCCGTGATTTTGAGAACGAGAAGCGCGGTGTTTCTCTGGCGATGGCTTGTGTAAGCCAATGGAGCTTCGTTGAGAATGGTCCATTGCTACCGCCTTGGATCACATTTCTGTTTGACAACCGTCGACACAGAAGGATGCGCATGCAGCATCTGCTGGTATGCCTGTTCTATGGAGGAATCACGTGAAGCTTTGCCATTGGGAAGAGTAGCAGTAAATTGCGCGTAACTTCCGGAAAACACTATTTGACCGGCCTTGATCATCGCAACTTCCGGATCAAGAAAACGGACATCTTCCAACAAGTGGGTACTAAGCAATACGGTTGCGGACGTAGCAATGTCCGCTATCAATCGGCGAATCTCTACCCGCACCTCCGGGTCAAGACCCACTGTCGGCTCATCTAACAGCAGCACTGATGGTTCGTGTAACAACGCACATGCGAAACCGGCACGTCGAAGCTGACCACCCGAAAGTTCCCCGACGCGAGAGTTGCGTTTCTCCGCTAGATCCAGTCGTTCGAGCACAGAATCAATCAGTTGCCGGTTACGAGCTGCGGGCACTTTGTGAACCCAACACAGATAGCTCAACACCTCAGACAAGCGCATCCGTTTAGGCAATGAAATATGCTGCGGAACTACACCAAGTTGAGCCCGATAATCTTCGACCGTTGCCCGATCTACGCGAGTATCGTTGTAAAATACGTCTCCTTGAGTTGGTGAGATACTGGTTCCAATGATGTTCATTAGCGTCGATTTCCCTGAACCATTGGGACCCAGTAAAGCCGTGGTGCCGGAAGAAAAAGTAACGCTGATATTGTCAAGGGCTTCTACTGCACCTCCACCCCTTCCGTATACATGGCTTACGCCCTTCACCGTTATCAACCAAACCCCTCCTTATAGAAATTAAAGAAACGTATCACAAAATCAATCAGGGTTTCAGTGATACGTTTCTACTAGATGTGTACTTGCCTGTAGTCGTGTCATGCTGTCTTCACGGACAGCGGTTCTACAGGAATACCTAACACAGAACCCTACGCTCGCCCTTGTCGAAACTGTTGCCTGTCGAACTTTCAACCCGAGTATAATAGGCTCCTCGACCAGCACACCTCCCCACTGCTACAGCCGTAGAGTTACCTGCCCCATCTGCAACAGCGACAACCTTATCGGGAGCAAAGCGAACATGCTTCATAATTTTAACCTTGTAAGTGGCCCAGTTACTGCACCCCTCACGTCCGCCTCGCGCCCCCAGCCAGGGGCCGTTTGCATTCTGACTGACCTCCCAAACAATAAACCTGCATCCACTAGGTGCGCTTGGAGTCATCCCTAAAGGCTGAATGCCACCAACTCCTCCGGAAGTATCGTCTGGTCCAGTAGAGGGATTGTTAGCCGTCACCCAAGACACATCATCATGAACACTAGCTGCGTGCACGGGCGACACCAAGCTGGTAAGCGCTAAAGTACGACAGCAAGCGTTGCGAGTAGTTTCTTCATCAGTACCCTTTCTGGTAGTTGTAGCCAAGCTACACAATGGGCTACGAATAGATGCTCAGGCAACCCCTTAGCGTCGCTTCTCATACACCTTGTGTAGGATTTTTGCAAATCATCCATGACTCGTCAAGAGGTTGCCCTAAGAAAAATTGTGATGGCAAAATTAGCGCCCAAAATAGAAAGGGAAACCAAACTTGAGCCAAAATGGTCCTGCCCCAACCCAGATCGATGAAACGCCTACCGTCTACCGAATTAGCTTCACCCCCAGCTGGGCTGTGTCAAGTTTTTTAGACGGTTAAACTGTTTTATTGTTGGTTGTGGGGGGTTAGGCTGCGGGGTTGGTGGCGTGTTTGCAGCGGGTGATGAATTGGCGCATTGCTTGGGCGGGGATCATTCCGGTGGAGGAGTGGATGCGGCGGCGGTTGTAGTAGGTTTCGATCCAGTGGCCAACTTCGTAGCGGGCGTCAAATTTAGTCGCGAATTGCTTCCGTTCATACAGCAGGTGCAGTTTCGAGGGTGTCAAGTTGTTTGTGTGTGGGGTTGATTTTATAGGTAGTTTTGGAAGCGGTCGGGGTAGGCTACGGACATTTGGTTGATGGCTTGTTTCCACCCTGCCACGCGTGCACCTTCTATGAGGCGTCCGGCTGTGGCAGCAACCTTTTTGCCTTCTTTGGCTCGTTTGGCGGCACGGCGATCTTCGATATTGCAGATCATCAACCACAGCGTCTTGACTGCGGATTCATCGTTAGTGAACTGCACCCTATTACGGGTGGCTTTACGTAGTTGATTGTTAAACGATTCAATCGAATTCGTCGTGTAGATCACCTTCCTCGCTGCTGGCGGGAACTGTAGAAACGGTATAAACCGATCCCACGCATCGCGCCACACTTTCACTGATTGCGGATATTTCTGCCCCAGCTCAGTTGCAGCAAAGTGTTCTAACGCTTGCGCTGCCTGGTCCTCATCAGCAGCGGTGTAGATCTGCTTTAAAGCCGCTGATACTGCTTTACGGTCCCCGTACGCAACCCACCGGTTGGCTGCCCTGATCAGGTGGACGATACAGGTTTGAACCATCGAGTTCGGCCAGGTCGCTTCGACTGCTTCTGGCAGGCCTTTCAACCCATCACAGCACACGATGAAAACGTCTTTAACACCCCGGTTAGCCAGGTGGGAACAGACCTGTGCCCAGAACGAGGCTCCTTCTTCTTTGGCAATCCAAATACCCAGGATGTGCTTAATACCGTCCATATCCACCCCGATAGCCAGATAAGCAGACTTGTTGACCACTCGCCCACCATCACGGACTTTGATACGCAGTGCATCGAGGAACACCACGGGGTAGAACTCATCTAGCTGGCGGCTTTGCCACTGCAGTACTTCGTCGAGCACTGCATCAGTAACCGCAGAGATCGTCTCATGCGACACATCGATCTTCAAGGCTGTGGCTAGGTGGTGTTGGATATCACGGATGGTCATCCCACCGGCATACAAACTAACGATCATGTCATCGACATCGGTCAGGCGACGTACTCCTTTAGGCACCATCGTCGGAACAAACGTCCCCTGCCGATCACGGGGCACATCAATGGTGACAGGCCCATAGTTAGAATCCACGGTCTTTGGATAGCTGCCATTGCGGTGGTTATCAGCCCGAGCAGCGTTTTTGGCTGCCCTGTCACCAGACTGATAGCCGAGGTGGACATCCATTTCCGCCTGCAATGCTGCCGATAGCGAGGCTTGCAGCATGCCCCTGACCAGTTCATTGGCATCCGTAGTAGAGGTTGCAAGCTCCTTGATGATTTTAGCTACCTCAGGATTGGCAAGCAGTTTCTCCTCAATAGCATCAATCCGAGCTTTATCCTCTGGATCACGTCGCGTCATAGTCGTCATTGTGGTTCATCTCCTCATGCAGGATCGGTATCCCACACACAAACCATCTGACACCATCGCAGTTTCAGTGTGGAGAAAAACGACTCTGCTACCGCATTATCCCAGCACACTCCGACTTCACCGATGCTTAAACGCACATCCATCCGACAGGCGGCAGCGGCAAATTGCTTCGAGGTGTACTGCGAACCACGATCCGTGTGGAATATGGCGTTGCCAGCAACATACCCAGCCTTATGTGCCATGACCAGTGCATCTTCAACGAGGTTAGTGGTCATGCGTTCGCCGATTTGCCAACCAACTATCATCCGGGTGGTTAAATCAATGACGGTGGCGAGATACATCCACCCTTGGCCGGTACGCAGGTAGGTGATATCCCCACATAGGTGTGTCGTCGGCATCGCTGCGTTGAAGCGGCGTTGGAGCAGGTCACTGCGCTGTTTGGCGTTTGGGTCTGCGATGGTGGTCTTTTTGAATGCGCGGCGGCGTTTCGTGACCAGGTTGTTGTCTGCCATAACCTTGGCTACCGCGTATTTGGTGGTCTTGATGTTTGCGGCTGAGCAGATCAGCGTAGATGGTGCGTACCCCACCAAAGCCGTTGTGGTTGGCAAAGGCTTGCTTGACTAGTAGGGCGATTGCCTGTCGGTGTCCACGTGGAGTGGATGGTGCTGGTGGGCAGTCAAGGCGTGCTCGCCAGGCGTAATAGCCTGAGCGGGAGACTTGTAAGGCTGTGCACATCATGGTCACGGTGTAGGTGGGGTTGGGGCGGCCTTCTTCGTCGAAGTGGTAGATTACTTCGAATTTGTCTTCGGTTCGATCTCCTTGGCAAGCAAGGCTGCTGCTTTTTTTAAAAACTCGTTTTCTTTACGCAGCTCAGCAATGATTTTCGCCATCTCTTGCGGGTCATCAGAATCAGGATCACCAGCCTTGCGGTGACTGCCGGAACCGGTACCAAGTGTCCCTGTTTCCTGGGCGATCCACCGATCCAGGGTTGACTTAGCGATTTCGTATTCAGCGACAACATCAGCGCGT comes from Corynebacterium cystitidis and encodes:
- a CDS encoding ABC transporter ATP-binding protein is translated as MKGVSHVYGRGGGAVEALDNISVTFSSGTTALLGPNGSGKSTLMNIIGTSISPTQGDVFYNDTRVDRATVEDYRAQLGVVPQHISLPKRMRLSEVLSYLCWVHKVPAARNRQLIDSVLERLDLAEKRNSRVGELSGGQLRRAGFACALLHEPSVLLLDEPTVGLDPEVRVEIRRLIADIATSATVLLSTHLLEDVRFLDPEVAMIKAGQIVFSGSYAQFTATLPNGKASRDSSIEQAYQQMLHAHPSVSTVVKQKCDPRR
- a CDS encoding IS256 family transposase, giving the protein MTRRDPEDKARIDAIEEKLLANPEVAKIIKELATSTTDANELVRGMLQASLSAALQAEMDVHLGYQSGDRAAKNAARADNHRNGSYPKTVDSNYGPVTIDVPRDRQGTFVPTMVPKGVRRLTDVDDMIVSLYAGGMTIRDIQHHLATALKIDVSHETISAVTDAVLDEVLQWQSRQLDEFYPVVFLDALRIKVRDGGRVVNKSAYLAIGVDMDGIKHILGIWIAKEEGASFWAQVCSHLANRGVKDVFIVCCDGLKGLPEAVEATWPNSMVQTCIVHLIRAANRWVAYGDRKAVSAALKQIYTAADEDQAAQALEHFAATELGQKYPQSVKVWRDAWDRFIPFLQFPPAARKVIYTTNSIESFNNQLRKATRNRVQFTNDESAVKTLWLMICNIEDRRAAKRAKEGKKVAATAGRLIEGARVAGWKQAINQMSVAYPDRFQNYL
- a CDS encoding IS3 family transposase, whose product is MADNNLVTKRRRAFKKTTIADPNAKQRSDLLQRRFNAAMPTTHLCGDITYLRTGQGWMYLATVIDLTTRMIVGWQIGERMTTNLVEDALVMAHKAGYVAGNAIFHTDRGSQYTSKQFAAAACRMDVRLSIGEVGVCWDNAVAESFFSTLKLRWCQMVCVWDTDPA
- a CDS encoding transposase, whose translation is MPRMYSPQFRQQCVDAVLTLGKKRADVVAEYEIAKSTLDRWIAQETGTLGTGSGSHRKAGDPDSDDPQEMAKIIAELRKENEFLKKAAALLAKEIEPKTNSK